GCCCTGCTCAGCCGCCTTTTTTTTGACGGCGCTGCGCCAGGCCCATGACAGCTACCACGCCAGCATCGGCGTGCCGCGAAAATGGCTGGACCTGGTGCTCTTGATGCTGACGCTCAGCATGCTGTGCTCCACCCACGCCATTCGCCACACGCACCTTCTGCATCACAAAAATCCCCTGGGCGAAGGCGACGCGGAAGGCCGCTGGGCGCGGCAGTCCGCATGGCGCGCCGTGGTGCTGGGTCCGCTGTTCAGCATTCGCACCCATGCGCAGGCGCTGCAGACCGGCAGCGCCAACACGCGCCGCTGGGCCTGGGCTGAACTGGCGCTCATCGCTGGCGTCTGGCTGCTGGCGGTTGTCACGGAGCACGCCTGGCTGCGCTACCACATGGCGGCCATGATTGCATCGAATGCCCTGGTCGGCTTTTTTGCGGTCTGGACGGTTCACCACGGCTGCGAGGCGCAGGGCGTTTTCGCGCGCACCGAGCGCCGCGCCTGGTGCAACCGGCTCACGGTCAACCTGCTTTACCACGTCGAGCACCATCTGTTTCCCGCCGTGCCCGCCAATCATCTGCCTGCCCTGGCGCTCAGACTTGACAGGGTCGCGCCGCAATGGACTTGCGAACCAGTGCTGGGGAAAGCCCAGCAGCCAGTGCTGCCGCTTACCCGGTGTTCTTCGCCGTGACGCCTGTCACGGCGCTCCTCAGTGCGCCTGTTCCCAGTTCGGCCCAAAGCCGATCTCGGCCAGCAGCGGCACCTTGAGTTCGGCCACGCCGGCCATGAGGCGCGGGATCTCGGTGCGCACCCATTCGACTTCCGCCTCGGGGACTTCAAACACCAGTTCGTCATGCACCTGCATGATCATCTTGGTGTCGCGTTTCTCGTCGTCCAGCACCTGTTGCACCTTGACCATGCTGAGCTTGATCAGGTCGGCGGCGGTACCCTGCATGGGCGCGTTGATGGCGGCGCGCTCGGCGCCGGCGCGGCGCGGGCCGTTGGGCGAGTTGATTTCGGGCAACAGCAGGCGTCGGCCGAAGACGGTCTCGACGTAGCCCTGGTCCTTGGCCAGCTGGCGGGTCGAATCCATGTAGTGCTTCACACCGGGATAGCGCTGGAAATAGCGGTCGATGTAGGCGGCGGCCGCCTTGGTTTCAATCCCCAGGTTCTTCGCCAGGCCAAAACTGCTCATGCCGTAGATCAGGCCGAAGTTGATGACCTTGGCGTAGCGACGCTGTTCGCTGCTGACCTGATCGAGCGTGACGCCGAACACTTCGGCCGCCGTGGCGCGGTGCACGTCCAGCCCGGCGGTGAAGGCATGCAGCAACGATTCGTCGCCGCTGATGTGCGCCATGATGCGCAGCTCGATCTGCGAATAGTCGGCGCTGGCGATCACGCTGCCGGCGGGCGCCACGAAGGCTTCACGCACGCGCCGGCCCTCGGCGGTCTTGACCGGGATGTTCTGCAGGTTGGGGTCGTTGCTCGACAGCCGGCCGGTCACGGCGACGGCCTGCGCATAGTGGGTGTGGACGCGGCCGGTGCGCGGGTTGGCCAGTTGGGCCAGCTTGTCGGTGTAAGTGCCCTTGAGCTTGGAAAGCGAGCGGTGTTCCAGCAGCTTGGCCGGCAGCGGGTGATCTTCGGCCAGCTTTTCAAGCACGTCCTCGTCGGTGCTGCGCGCGCCGCTGGGGGTTTTCTTGACCACCTTCATGCCCAGCTTGTCAAAGAATATTTCGGCCAATTGCTTGGGGCTGCCCAGGTTGAAGGGCTGGCCGGCCATCTCGTAAGCCTCGGTCTCCAGCTGCAGCAGGCGCTGGCCCAGTTCATGGCTTTGCCTGGCCAGCATGGGCGCGTCGATCAGCACGCCGTTGCGCTCGATGCGGTAGAGCGTTTCGCTGCTCTGCATTTCCAGCTGATAGATAAACAGCAGCTTTTCATTGGCCTGCAGTTGCGGCCACAGCACGCGATGCACGTCGAGCGTCTGGTCGGAGTCTTCGCACGAGTATTCGGCTGCCCTGGCAATATCGACCTGGTTGAACTTGATCTGGTGTACGCCCTTGCCGCACAGGTCTTCATAGTTGATGCCGCTGCGCCCCACATGCCGCTCGGCCAGGCTGGCCAGCCCGTGCGGCTTGGTCACTTCGAGCACATAGCTTTGCAGCATGGTGTCGTGCGCGTAGCCCTGCACCTCGATGCCGTGGTTGGCGAACACATGGCGGTCGTATTTGATGTTCTGGCCCAGCTTCGGTCTGGCCGGGTTTTCAAGCCAGGGCTTGAGCCGGGCCAGCACCTCATCCAGCGGCAACTGCTCGGGGGCGCTAGGGTAGTCGTGCGTCAGCGGAATGTAGGCGCCCTCGCCCGGCGTCACGCTGAAGCTCACGCCGACAATCTGCGCGCGCATTTCATCGAGCGACGTGGTTTCGGTATCGACTGCCACCAGTTCGGCCGCTTCGATTTTGGCCAGCCAGCGGTCCAGCGTCTCCCAGGTCAGGATAGTTTCGTACAGCAGGTTGCTGGCGCGCCCGGCCAGCGGCGTGTCAAGCAGCGAAGGCTCGTCGTCGTCGAACAGGCCGGGCGAATCTGGCGAGGCCGTCGGCGCGCGGAGCTTGCGGCGTTCAGGGCCACCGACAAGTTCGGGCGGCGTATTTTCAGCGTCAATCTGCCCGACCAGCCCCTTGAAGCCATATTTCAGGTAAAAAGTCCTCAATGCGCTTGTCTGTTGGGCGCCGATAGCTATTGAATCCATAGCAGGCAGGCCGTCGATGTAGCCGGCCAGATCGCAGTCCTTCTTGATGGTCAGCAGCTCGCGGCCCTTGGGCAGCCAGTCCAGCGACTTGCGCAGGTTCTCGCCGACGATGCCCTTGATCTCATCCGCGCGGGCCACCAGCGCATCGAGCGAGCCGTATTCGAGCAGCCACTTCACGGCGGTTTTCGGGCCGACCTTGGGCACGCCCGGCACGTTGTCAACGCTGTCGCCGACCAGCGTCTGGTAATCGACCATCAGGCGCGGCGGCACGCCGAACTCGGCTTCAACACCGGCCAGGTCGCGGCGGCGGTCGTTCATGGTGTCGATGACGGTAATGTGTTCGTCGACCAGCTGGCTCAGGTCCTTGTCGCCGCTGGAGATGATGACCTCGATTTGCTGGCTTGAGGCCATGCAGGCCAGCGTGCCGATCACGTCGTCGGCCTCCACGCCGGGCACGGCCAGCACTTTCCAGCCCAGCAGTTGCACCACTTCGTGAATCGGCTCGACCTGGCTGCGAAGGTCATCGGGCATGGCCGAGCGCTGGGCCTTGTAGTCGGCATACAGCGCATCGCGAAAGGTCGGACCCTTGGCATCGAACACGCAGACCGCGTAGTCGGCGCGCACATCCTTGCGCAGTTTTTGCATCATGTTGACCATGCCGCGAATCGCGCCGGTGGCCGGGCTGTGCGGGTCGCCGGGGGTGACGCGCAAATCGGGCATGGCATGAAAGGCGCGGTACAGGTAGCTGGAGCCATCGACCAGCAGCAAGGTTTTTTTATCAGGACTCATGGGGCCAGATTGTCGGGGATATCGGCCAGGCGCTTGCTGCCGCGCATCCAAGCCTTGCGCGCCTGTTTGCGCAACGATTTTGGCTACCCCGCCAAAGACCATTTTGCAAGAGGAAATGCCCGCTTATTCCTGGGTGAGCCGGCTTTGGCACGCCTACAATGCAGGCATGAAAACCGCTCTTCGCCTTCTACTTGTCGCTGCACTCGCAGCGCTGCCGCTGGCTGCGGCCATGGCTCAAACGCCGGCGACCGATTCCGCGACCCCGGCGCAGGCGAAAAAGCCGGTCGGTCCGGCGCGGCCGGACAAGAAGATCGAGCGCATTCGCACCGAGGATGCCGGCACGCGCATCGACGAGTTGCGGGTCGGCGGCGAAACCCAGAAAATCACGGTCCAGCCCAAAACCGGCGGCGCGGCTTACGAAGTCAAGCCGGCCGAAGGCGCACGCGGCGCGGCGCCCGCCGCCGCCAGCAACGACACCAACGGTTCACGCGTCTGGAACGTGCTGAAGTTCTAATTCCTCCTTTCTTTTTTTTCCAGTACAGGGTTCAGTTTCACGCATGGCCGTCTTTACCGAAGTCTCGTTTGACGAGGCTGCAGCGTTCTTGCGCTTTTTGAATTTGGGGCAACTGCAGAACATCAAGGGCGCTGCAGGCGGCATCGAAAACACCAATTATTTTGTCGATACCGATCAGGGCCAGTACGTGCTGACGCTGTTTGAACGCCTGACCTTCGAGCAGTTGCCGTTTTACCTGCACCTGATGAAGCATCTGGCAACGCGCGGCATTCCCGTGCCCGATCCGGTGGCCGATGCCAAGGGCCATATCCTGCACCGCCTCAAGGGCAAGCCGGCCGCCGTGGTCAACAAGCTGCGCGGCCACAGCGAACTCGCGCCCACACCGCTTCACTGCGCCGGCGTCGGCGAAATGCTGGCCCGCCTGCACCTGGCCGGGCTGGACTACGAGCGCCAGCAGCCCAATCTGCGCGGCCTCGCCTGGTGGAACGAAACCGTGCCGGTGGTGCTGCCTTTCCTGCTTGACGCGCAGCGCAGCCTGATCCTGGGCGAGCTGGCCTACCAGAACCACATTGCCGCCTCGTCCGGCTACCGCAGCCTGCCGCGCGGCGTCATCCACGCCGACCTGTTTCGCGACAACGTGATGTTCGCAAACGGCCAGCTGACCGGGTTCTTTGATTTTTACTTTGCCGGCTGCGACACGTTCTTGTTCGACATCGGCATCTGCCTCAACGACTGGTGCATTGATCTCGAAAGCGGCAGGCTCGACACCACGCGCGCCGATGCATTCATGGCGGCCTACCAGACGGTGCGGCCGCTGACCGCGCAGGAACGCACCCTGCTGCCCGCCCTGCAGCGCGCCGGCGCCTTCCGTTTCTGGCTTTCGCGGCTGTGGGATTTTCACCTGCCGCGCGATGCCGCCATGCTCAAGCCCCACGATCCCGGCCATTTCGAGCGCGTGCTGCGCGAGCGGCTGGCGCATCCCTATCTCCTGTAACCCACCCGCAAACCCGGGTCATGCATCCGGCCTCATGCCATGAAATTGAACATTGTTCCCGCCCGCACGGGCCTGACCTGGGTCAAGCTGGGCATCACGACCTTCATCAGGCAGCCGCTGGCCATGTCGGGTCTGTTCTTCATGTTCATGGCGATGCTGTCGGTCGCCACGCTGGTGCCTTTCATCGGCGCTGCGCTGGCGCTGGCCCTGCTGCCCGCCGCCACGCTGGGCCTGATGGCCGCCACCCAGGAAGCCACCAAGGGCAAGTTCCCGATGCCTTCCATTTTGATCAGCGCCTTTCGTGCCGGCCAGCAGCGCATGCGGGCCATGATGGTGCTAGGCGCGCTGTATGCCGCAGGCTTCCTGGCGCTGATGGGCATTTCGGCCCTGGTCGATGGCGGGCAGTTTGCCAGGCTCTACCTGGTAGGCGGCAAGATCACCGAAGAACTGGTGCTGCAGGACAGCTTCCAGATGGCCATGTGGGTCGCCATGGCCCTGTACCTGCCGCTGTCGCTGCTGTTCTGGCACGCACCGGCACTGGTCCACTGGCACGGCGTGTCGCCGGTCAAGAGCCTGTTCTTCAGCTTCATCGCCTGTTATAAAAACTTTGGCGCTTTCACCGTGTTCGGCCTGGCCTGGGCTGGCGTTTTCGTGCTGGCAGCCATCGTGGTGTCGCTGATTGCCACGCTGCTGGGCAACCCGATGCTGGCCACGGTGGCCATGTTTCCGGTGGCGCTGGTGATCGTGGCGATGTTCTTCACCTCGATTTACTTCACCTTCCGGGACAGCTTTTCCGAGACGGATGAGCCCGTGCCCGACGAGCTTTCATGATCCCGTTGCTTCCTGGCGCCTAGATCACCGTCAGCTTGGCCACGCTCAGCGCCAGCCATTTCACGCCATGGCGGGTGAAATTGATCTGCGCCCTGGCATCGTCGCCCGTGCCTTCGAGCATCTGCACTTTGCCTTCGCCGAACTTGGCGTGAAACACCTTCATGCCGCTTTTAAGCCCATGCGAGGGCGCGCTCTTCTGCGCTGGCACCGGCGGGCTGGCAAAGCGTTCGGCATTGCCAGATTTTGAATGAAATCCGCTTCCAGCCCAATCCCCACGCGCGCCACCAGATCCTGAATTACTAGCACCACTCCAGTTGCCCGAGCCGGAACCCAGGCCGGAGGCAAAACCCCTGTTTCTCGGCGTGATCCACTTGAGCGCCGACTCGGGCAGTTCGTCAAAAAACCGGCTCTTGAGGTTGTAGCGCGTCTGGCCGTGCAGCATGCGGGTCTGCGAATGGCTCAGGTACAGCCGCTTCCTGGCCCGCGTGATGGCGACGTACATCAGCCGGCGTTCTTCCTCGATGCCGCCTGCGTCGTTCAGGGCGTTTTCATGGGGAAAGATGCCGTCTTCCAGCCCGGTGATGAACACGCAGTCAAACTCCAGCCCCTTGGACGAATGCACCGTCATGAGCTGCACCGCATCCTGGCCGGCCTGCGCCTGGTTGTCGCCGGATTCCAGCGCCGCATGCGTCAGAAAGGCCACCAGCGGCGACAGCGTTTCGCCGGTCTCCAGATCGGGGGCCAGTTGTTCGGGCGAAGGTTTGTCCAAGACGGCGGCGGACATGTCCAGCCCCTGGCTGGCTGGCGATTGGCTCAAGTTCACGCCCAACTCATCGACCGGCAGCGCGACCGCGTCCCGGCCAAAGCCTTCCTGGCTCACAAAGGCCTCGGCGGCGTTCACGAGTTCGGCCAGATTCTCCAGCCGGTCCTGGCCATCCTTGTCGGTTTTATA
This DNA window, taken from Polaromonas hydrogenivorans, encodes the following:
- a CDS encoding fatty acid desaturase, with the translated sequence MKTTTGMQRPLRVRWEDLVALRRHEVALNLGLSAPWLAASLWAAQNGHYLLAMPCSAAFFLTALRQAHDSYHASIGVPRKWLDLVLLMLTLSMLCSTHAIRHTHLLHHKNPLGEGDAEGRWARQSAWRAVVLGPLFSIRTHAQALQTGSANTRRWAWAELALIAGVWLLAVVTEHAWLRYHMAAMIASNALVGFFAVWTVHHGCEAQGVFARTERRAWCNRLTVNLLYHVEHHLFPAVPANHLPALALRLDRVAPQWTCEPVLGKAQQPVLPLTRCSSP
- the polA gene encoding DNA polymerase I encodes the protein MSPDKKTLLLVDGSSYLYRAFHAMPDLRVTPGDPHSPATGAIRGMVNMMQKLRKDVRADYAVCVFDAKGPTFRDALYADYKAQRSAMPDDLRSQVEPIHEVVQLLGWKVLAVPGVEADDVIGTLACMASSQQIEVIISSGDKDLSQLVDEHITVIDTMNDRRRDLAGVEAEFGVPPRLMVDYQTLVGDSVDNVPGVPKVGPKTAVKWLLEYGSLDALVARADEIKGIVGENLRKSLDWLPKGRELLTIKKDCDLAGYIDGLPAMDSIAIGAQQTSALRTFYLKYGFKGLVGQIDAENTPPELVGGPERRKLRAPTASPDSPGLFDDDEPSLLDTPLAGRASNLLYETILTWETLDRWLAKIEAAELVAVDTETTSLDEMRAQIVGVSFSVTPGEGAYIPLTHDYPSAPEQLPLDEVLARLKPWLENPARPKLGQNIKYDRHVFANHGIEVQGYAHDTMLQSYVLEVTKPHGLASLAERHVGRSGINYEDLCGKGVHQIKFNQVDIARAAEYSCEDSDQTLDVHRVLWPQLQANEKLLFIYQLEMQSSETLYRIERNGVLIDAPMLARQSHELGQRLLQLETEAYEMAGQPFNLGSPKQLAEIFFDKLGMKVVKKTPSGARSTDEDVLEKLAEDHPLPAKLLEHRSLSKLKGTYTDKLAQLANPRTGRVHTHYAQAVAVTGRLSSNDPNLQNIPVKTAEGRRVREAFVAPAGSVIASADYSQIELRIMAHISGDESLLHAFTAGLDVHRATAAEVFGVTLDQVSSEQRRYAKVINFGLIYGMSSFGLAKNLGIETKAAAAYIDRYFQRYPGVKHYMDSTRQLAKDQGYVETVFGRRLLLPEINSPNGPRRAGAERAAINAPMQGTAADLIKLSMVKVQQVLDDEKRDTKMIMQVHDELVFEVPEAEVEWVRTEIPRLMAGVAELKVPLLAEIGFGPNWEQAH
- a CDS encoding homoserine kinase, which translates into the protein MAVFTEVSFDEAAAFLRFLNLGQLQNIKGAAGGIENTNYFVDTDQGQYVLTLFERLTFEQLPFYLHLMKHLATRGIPVPDPVADAKGHILHRLKGKPAAVVNKLRGHSELAPTPLHCAGVGEMLARLHLAGLDYERQQPNLRGLAWWNETVPVVLPFLLDAQRSLILGELAYQNHIAASSGYRSLPRGVIHADLFRDNVMFANGQLTGFFDFYFAGCDTFLFDIGICLNDWCIDLESGRLDTTRADAFMAAYQTVRPLTAQERTLLPALQRAGAFRFWLSRLWDFHLPRDAAMLKPHDPGHFERVLRERLAHPYLL
- a CDS encoding BPSS1780 family membrane protein, translating into MKLNIVPARTGLTWVKLGITTFIRQPLAMSGLFFMFMAMLSVATLVPFIGAALALALLPAATLGLMAATQEATKGKFPMPSILISAFRAGQQRMRAMMVLGALYAAGFLALMGISALVDGGQFARLYLVGGKITEELVLQDSFQMAMWVAMALYLPLSLLFWHAPALVHWHGVSPVKSLFFSFIACYKNFGAFTVFGLAWAGVFVLAAIVVSLIATLLGNPMLATVAMFPVALVIVAMFFTSIYFTFRDSFSETDEPVPDELS